One Xyrauchen texanus isolate HMW12.3.18 chromosome 46, RBS_HiC_50CHRs, whole genome shotgun sequence DNA segment encodes these proteins:
- the LOC127638611 gene encoding E3 ubiquitin-protein ligase Hakai isoform X2: MLGHAHYLIPECSAGRHGQKCDFQGTDGSGSLGGLDVRRQIPIKLLSKQSVRGKTAARPQRPNNRLPSKSDEEHLSHNQEERSECKSGDAYGNQRRFPQPIFWDYKLNLVGEKDDTPVHFCDKCGMPIKTYGRMIPCKHVFCHDCAVHYEKKCDKMCPGCTEAVQRIEQCHRGSLYMCSIVQGCKRTYLSQRDLQAHIKHRHIRASKAGSSRPEAPHPSLASDPPDRFRLPPPPHLPKGHHLIPPPLQGHDSYNQPPPVSPSSSDQGPSPRSLPQETFRIATLTTRKHSNLITVPIHDDSGSSGPSSREPHPQTPPGPPPHHHPGDYSSQSVVSHPHHIMPPPQQPHYGPPPPPPPPLNIPIQHPPQGSAAPHMVYNQAPPMSSAPPPITPPPGHIIGHMPPYMNHPSPGIVPQHVGPPVSGPPPHHYNPNSMSQDQGTLSPPFTQPGGMSPGIWPNPRGPHPPNMQGPPPQGQMPGPHHPDQSRYRPYYQ, from the exons ATGCTAGGCCACGCCCATTATTTAATCCCAGAATGCTCAGCTGGAAGACATGGACAAAAATG TGACTTTCAAGGAACTGATGGTTCAGGATCTCTTGGAGGTCTTGATGTTCGCAGGCAGATCCCAATCAAGTTACTGTCTAAACAGTCGGTAAGAGGCAAAACAGCTGCCCGACCTCAGAGGCCCAATAACAGGTTGCCCTCCAAAAGTGATGAAG AGCATTTAAGCCATAACCAGGAAGAAAGGTCTGAGTGCAAATCTGGAGATGCTTATGGAAATCAACGCAGATTCCCTCAACCAATCTTCTGGGATTATAAg CTCAATTTAGTTGGAGAAAAAGATGACAcaccagttcatttttgtgacaagTGTGGCATGCCCATTAAGACTTATGGGCGAATG ATTCCCTGTAAGCATGTTTTCTGCCATGATTGTGCAGTTCACTATGAGAAGAAATGTGACAAGATGTGCCCTGG CTGCACAGAAGCGGTCCAGCGTATCGAGCAGTGCCATCGTGGTTCCCTTTACATGTGCAGCATTGTGCAAGGCTGCAAACGCACCTATCTCTCGCAGCGAGACCTACAGGCACACATCAAACATCGCCACATAAGGGCCAGCAAAGCCGGAAGCTCTCGCCCAGAAGCGCCACACCCATCCCTGGCCTCGGACCCACCAGACCGCTTTCGGTTGCCACCACCACCCCACCTGCCCAAGGGACACCATCTGATCCCTCCCCCACTGCAAGGTCATGACAGTTACAACCAACCTCCCCCAGTCTCACCCTCCTCTTCCGATCAGGGGCCTTCCCCTCGCTCCCTTCCACAAGAGACCTTCCGGATTGCTACCTTGACTACACGTAAACACAGCAACCTCATCACAGTGCCCATCCATGATGACTCTGGGAGCTCCGGCCCCTCCTCCCGTGAGCCACACCCTCAGACTCCTCCTGGCCCACCTCCACACCACCACCCTGGAGACTACTCCAGCCAGTCTGTGGTATCCCACCCTCATCACATAATGCCTCCGCCACAACAGCCACACTATGGGCCTCCACCACCCCCACCTCCCCCTCTCAACATCCCAATACAGCATCCGCCCCAGGGCTCAGCTGCACCTCACATGGTTTATAACCAAGCACCTCCCATGTCATCTGCTCCCCCACCGATCACCCCTCCACCTGGACACATCATTGGCCATATGCCACCATATATGAATCACCCATCCCCTGGCATAGTTCCCCAACATGTGGGTCCACCTGTCAGTGGCCCCCCTCCTCACCACTACAACCCCAACTCAATGTCCCAGGACCAAGGCACTCTTAGCCCTCCCTTTACCCAACCAGGGGGCATGAGCCCAGGGATATGGCCAAATCCACGTGGCCCACATCCACCTAATATGCAGGGGCCACCACCACAGGGACAGATGCCTGGGCCACACCACCCTGACCAGTCACGTTATAGACCATATTACCAGTAG
- the LOC127638611 gene encoding E3 ubiquitin-protein ligase Hakai isoform X3, whose translation MDKNDSDFQGTDGSGSLGGLDVRRQIPIKLLSKQSVRGKTAARPQRPNNRLPSKSDEEHLSHNQEERSECKSGDAYGNQRRFPQPIFWDYKLNLVGEKDDTPVHFCDKCGMPIKTYGRMIPCKHVFCHDCAVHYEKKCDKMCPGFSLYSCTEAVQRIEQCHRGSLYMCSIVQGCKRTYLSQRDLQAHIKHRHIRASKAGSSRPEAPHPSLASDPPDRFRLPPPPHLPKGHHLIPPPLQGHDSYNQPPPVSPSSSDQGPSPRSLPQETFRIATLTTRKHSNLITVPIHDDSGSSGPSSREPHPQTPPGPPPHHHPGDYSSQSVVSHPHHIMPPPQQPHYGPPPPPPPPLNIPIQHPPQGSAAPHMVYNQAPPMSSAPPPITPPPGHIIGHMPPYMNHPSPGIVPQHVGPPVSGPPPHHYNPNSMSQDQGTLSPPFTQPGGMSPGIWPNPRGPHPPNMQGPPPQGQMPGPHHPDQSRYRPYYQ comes from the exons ATGGACAAAAATG ACAGTGACTTTCAAGGAACTGATGGTTCAGGATCTCTTGGAGGTCTTGATGTTCGCAGGCAGATCCCAATCAAGTTACTGTCTAAACAGTCGGTAAGAGGCAAAACAGCTGCCCGACCTCAGAGGCCCAATAACAGGTTGCCCTCCAAAAGTGATGAAG AGCATTTAAGCCATAACCAGGAAGAAAGGTCTGAGTGCAAATCTGGAGATGCTTATGGAAATCAACGCAGATTCCCTCAACCAATCTTCTGGGATTATAAg CTCAATTTAGTTGGAGAAAAAGATGACAcaccagttcatttttgtgacaagTGTGGCATGCCCATTAAGACTTATGGGCGAATG ATTCCCTGTAAGCATGTTTTCTGCCATGATTGTGCAGTTCACTATGAGAAGAAATGTGACAAGATGTGCCCTGG TTTCTCCCTCTACAGCTGCACAGAAGCGGTCCAGCGTATCGAGCAGTGCCATCGTGGTTCCCTTTACATGTGCAGCATTGTGCAAGGCTGCAAACGCACCTATCTCTCGCAGCGAGACCTACAGGCACACATCAAACATCGCCACATAAGGGCCAGCAAAGCCGGAAGCTCTCGCCCAGAAGCGCCACACCCATCCCTGGCCTCGGACCCACCAGACCGCTTTCGGTTGCCACCACCACCCCACCTGCCCAAGGGACACCATCTGATCCCTCCCCCACTGCAAGGTCATGACAGTTACAACCAACCTCCCCCAGTCTCACCCTCCTCTTCCGATCAGGGGCCTTCCCCTCGCTCCCTTCCACAAGAGACCTTCCGGATTGCTACCTTGACTACACGTAAACACAGCAACCTCATCACAGTGCCCATCCATGATGACTCTGGGAGCTCCGGCCCCTCCTCCCGTGAGCCACACCCTCAGACTCCTCCTGGCCCACCTCCACACCACCACCCTGGAGACTACTCCAGCCAGTCTGTGGTATCCCACCCTCATCACATAATGCCTCCGCCACAACAGCCACACTATGGGCCTCCACCACCCCCACCTCCCCCTCTCAACATCCCAATACAGCATCCGCCCCAGGGCTCAGCTGCACCTCACATGGTTTATAACCAAGCACCTCCCATGTCATCTGCTCCCCCACCGATCACCCCTCCACCTGGACACATCATTGGCCATATGCCACCATATATGAATCACCCATCCCCTGGCATAGTTCCCCAACATGTGGGTCCACCTGTCAGTGGCCCCCCTCCTCACCACTACAACCCCAACTCAATGTCCCAGGACCAAGGCACTCTTAGCCCTCCCTTTACCCAACCAGGGGGCATGAGCCCAGGGATATGGCCAAATCCACGTGGCCCACATCCACCTAATATGCAGGGGCCACCACCACAGGGACAGATGCCTGGGCCACACCACCCTGACCAGTCACGTTATAGACCATATTACCAGTAG
- the LOC127638611 gene encoding E3 ubiquitin-protein ligase Hakai isoform X1 — translation MLGHAHYLIPECSAGRHGQKCDFQGTDGSGSLGGLDVRRQIPIKLLSKQSVRGKTAARPQRPNNRLPSKSDEEHLSHNQEERSECKSGDAYGNQRRFPQPIFWDYKLNLVGEKDDTPVHFCDKCGMPIKTYGRMIPCKHVFCHDCAVHYEKKCDKMCPGFSLYSCTEAVQRIEQCHRGSLYMCSIVQGCKRTYLSQRDLQAHIKHRHIRASKAGSSRPEAPHPSLASDPPDRFRLPPPPHLPKGHHLIPPPLQGHDSYNQPPPVSPSSSDQGPSPRSLPQETFRIATLTTRKHSNLITVPIHDDSGSSGPSSREPHPQTPPGPPPHHHPGDYSSQSVVSHPHHIMPPPQQPHYGPPPPPPPPLNIPIQHPPQGSAAPHMVYNQAPPMSSAPPPITPPPGHIIGHMPPYMNHPSPGIVPQHVGPPVSGPPPHHYNPNSMSQDQGTLSPPFTQPGGMSPGIWPNPRGPHPPNMQGPPPQGQMPGPHHPDQSRYRPYYQ, via the exons ATGCTAGGCCACGCCCATTATTTAATCCCAGAATGCTCAGCTGGAAGACATGGACAAAAATG TGACTTTCAAGGAACTGATGGTTCAGGATCTCTTGGAGGTCTTGATGTTCGCAGGCAGATCCCAATCAAGTTACTGTCTAAACAGTCGGTAAGAGGCAAAACAGCTGCCCGACCTCAGAGGCCCAATAACAGGTTGCCCTCCAAAAGTGATGAAG AGCATTTAAGCCATAACCAGGAAGAAAGGTCTGAGTGCAAATCTGGAGATGCTTATGGAAATCAACGCAGATTCCCTCAACCAATCTTCTGGGATTATAAg CTCAATTTAGTTGGAGAAAAAGATGACAcaccagttcatttttgtgacaagTGTGGCATGCCCATTAAGACTTATGGGCGAATG ATTCCCTGTAAGCATGTTTTCTGCCATGATTGTGCAGTTCACTATGAGAAGAAATGTGACAAGATGTGCCCTGG TTTCTCCCTCTACAGCTGCACAGAAGCGGTCCAGCGTATCGAGCAGTGCCATCGTGGTTCCCTTTACATGTGCAGCATTGTGCAAGGCTGCAAACGCACCTATCTCTCGCAGCGAGACCTACAGGCACACATCAAACATCGCCACATAAGGGCCAGCAAAGCCGGAAGCTCTCGCCCAGAAGCGCCACACCCATCCCTGGCCTCGGACCCACCAGACCGCTTTCGGTTGCCACCACCACCCCACCTGCCCAAGGGACACCATCTGATCCCTCCCCCACTGCAAGGTCATGACAGTTACAACCAACCTCCCCCAGTCTCACCCTCCTCTTCCGATCAGGGGCCTTCCCCTCGCTCCCTTCCACAAGAGACCTTCCGGATTGCTACCTTGACTACACGTAAACACAGCAACCTCATCACAGTGCCCATCCATGATGACTCTGGGAGCTCCGGCCCCTCCTCCCGTGAGCCACACCCTCAGACTCCTCCTGGCCCACCTCCACACCACCACCCTGGAGACTACTCCAGCCAGTCTGTGGTATCCCACCCTCATCACATAATGCCTCCGCCACAACAGCCACACTATGGGCCTCCACCACCCCCACCTCCCCCTCTCAACATCCCAATACAGCATCCGCCCCAGGGCTCAGCTGCACCTCACATGGTTTATAACCAAGCACCTCCCATGTCATCTGCTCCCCCACCGATCACCCCTCCACCTGGACACATCATTGGCCATATGCCACCATATATGAATCACCCATCCCCTGGCATAGTTCCCCAACATGTGGGTCCACCTGTCAGTGGCCCCCCTCCTCACCACTACAACCCCAACTCAATGTCCCAGGACCAAGGCACTCTTAGCCCTCCCTTTACCCAACCAGGGGGCATGAGCCCAGGGATATGGCCAAATCCACGTGGCCCACATCCACCTAATATGCAGGGGCCACCACCACAGGGACAGATGCCTGGGCCACACCACCCTGACCAGTCACGTTATAGACCATATTACCAGTAG
- the zgc:101783 gene encoding protein FAM3C isoform X2, translated as MVCVLILSASIIYRLLQTSPESTLTHFVDSSGRVNTVKLKSDHHKNDGPRGGKCGLPAPCPRRDFAFKISSGATSIIGPQICFDGKMLIKKEIRGNHQGINVVVINEKTGEHIKTGSFNMWNGDVRVLIAFLKSIEDGSLVLMATMDDPATKLNEEARTLITELGSSYISKVKFRDNWVFVGGKNTITQVSFEQHLKNDRKTNKYESWPEMIEIEGCIPQLE; from the exons TGaatcaacattaacacattttgTAG ATTCATCGGGAAGAGTAAATACTGTCAAACTGAAATCTGATCATCACAAAAATGATG GTCCCAGAGGTGGAAAATGTGGCCTCCCAGCACCATGCCCTAGAAGAGATTTTGCCTTTAAGATTTCCAGTGGTGCAACAAGCATCATTGGACCACAAATATGCTTTGATGGGAAAAT GTTAATAAAAAAAGAGATAAGAGGTAATCACCAAGGAATCAACGTTGTTGTTATCAATG AAAAAACAGGTGAACATATCAAAACTGGCAGCTTCAATATGTGGAATGGAG ATGTTCGTGTCTTGATTGCATTTCTGAAGTCAATTGAGGATGGTTCACTTGTGTTGATGGCCACTATGGATGATCCAGCCACAAA ACTTAATGAGGAGGCAAGGACACTTATAACAGAGCTTGGCAGTTCATACATTTCCAAAGTGAAATTCAGAGATAACTGGGTCTTTGTGGGAGGGAAGAATACAATAACCCAAGTCTCTTTTGAGCAG CACTTAAAGAATGACAGGAAAACCAATAAATATGAAAGCTGGCCAGAAATGATAGAAATTGAAGGCTGCATACCTCAACTGGAATAA